The DNA segment GCCAATATTTACATATTTTTTGCGAACTAGCAATGAAACTCCAATCAGTATTAATCCGATAACAATACTCCAAGTGCCAATACTAAAACCAAAATGTTCAAATAGTGCCACGTTCAGCACATCCCAGGGATGTAGTCCCAAATATTTAACCTTGACCGAGAAGGCCACTCCAAGTCCAAAAAATATAAGACCACTAAAGAAAAATGAATAACGAATAAATGCTGAATGTGAAGATTTTTGGGCTTGAACTTCCATATGTGAGTTTGGGAAAATTTAAAGTGCAAATTACGAAAAATGCCTCAGATTTCTAAAGTCAATTGGTTGATTTAAAATATCGAATAATGATATATTATTTTATAAAAGCATGAAAATCAGTTTTAGAAATTTGAGTAGTTTTCGTCACCTCATTATAATAAAATTTCCCGGCTTTATTTACTGAGACGATTTGTTCCGCTGGCTTTTCTGAGAAATATTTGAAAGTGTTATTTTGAAAATCATAAGTGGACCAGACAACATTATCCAAATCTGAACCATCTTTGTAATAATCTGTTTCGGAAATACTGTCAGAATAGTTGTACTCAATTACTTTTTTAAAATGTTTTTCCTCAGCCTTTGGATTGAGGTACACTTTTGTAAACTGACTTGAAGTTTGTTTTTCAAAATTCCAGTCTTTATCTAATGGTGGAATATTTTTTGCCTTGCGTTCAGCATTAAATTCCACTCCATGTTTCTGATTTAAGGGAACTGCATATTCCCACAAAATACCTAGCAGAAATACGACAAGCATAATTGTGGCAAATTGAAAAATTTTTGATGCAACTTTTTTTGGTGAAAAACGAAACTCTTTGGGGTTCGATTTATAATCGTAATAATATGCAGTTGCAATAGGAACGAATATGAGCAAGCCTATAATAATCATTATTGGATAGAACATATAGTGCAGTTTTATTAAAGTCTTTTAAGCAATTTACCTAGTTAATTCAAAAGATATTTGGCATGCAGATAAAAAATAGTAAAGCTTTCTTCATAATAATCGGAGATTTAAGTTTGAGTAGAAGTTAAAAAATAATTATTTTCTACTTAATCGTCCAATCCAAATATAGGCATAAATTCTTCTGATTTTTTCTCTGCATTTTAACTTTTATATAAAACGAAGTTTATGCAAATGGCCTTTAATAACATATTCCGGAGACATGATTAAAGATTATTAAGCGTTATTCCTCAATTTGCTTTAAACAAAAAAATCCTGCTTGAAAATTCAAGCAGGATTTTAATGTTTATAAAGTTGAAAAATTTTAAGACAATCTCTTCAATAATATTTCAGCAACTGCTTCTGATGAAGCTGGATTTTGACCTGTAATTAATAAACCATCTTCAACAGCATACGATTCCCAATCGCCTTTTTTGCTGTAAATTCCGCCATTGGCTTTTAGCATATCTTCAACTAAAAACGGAACGACATCCGTTAATTGAACAGCTTCCTCTTCAGTATTTGTAAAGCCTGTAACTTTTTTGCCATCAACTAATGGCTTACCATTTTCATTTTTAGTGTGTCTAAAAACTGCTGGTGCGTGGCAAACTGCAGCTACGGTTTTATTATTTTTGATAAAGCTCTCAATCAAAGCAATCGAATCTTTGTCTTCTGCCAAATCCCAAAGTGGCCCGTGACCTCCTGGATAGAAAACAGCATCGTAATCTGCTTGATTTACTACTGATAACATGTGCGTTTGAGACAATACTTTTTGAGTTTCAACATCGCTTTTAAAACGGATTGTTGCTGGAGTTTGAGCATCGGGTGCATCACTTTTTGGATCTATCGGCGGTTGTCCACCTTTTGGTGAAGCTAAAGTAACATAGATTCCTTTATCTTTTAATAGATAATAAGGAGCTGCAAATTCTTCAATCCAAAATCCTGTTTTCTCGCCAGTATTTCCTAAATCTTCGTGGCTGGTCAATACAAATAATACCTTCTTCATCGTTATTTTTTTTAATTTTTTAAATCTATCTTCTATCCAAAAGACTTTTAAAACTACAACAATAATCTAAATTTCAATTGATTATATTCTAAATTTAAAATTTCAGAATTTTATAAGAACAAAATTACAAGATATAAATCTCTAAAAAATTGATCTAGGATAAGAAATCTAATTCTCAAATAATTCCTTGCGAATTCTGCTGAGACTTTCGGTGGTAATACCCAAATAAGAAGCAATGTGATAGTTTTTGACTTGCTGTTCTATGTTTGGATAACTCTCTATAAAATGACTGTATCGCTCAGACGCCGATTGTGACAAATTTGCCAATATCCGTTTCTGAAATCCTGCAAAAGCGCCTTCCATCTTCTTACGGAAGAAAGTTTCTAAAGCAGGAATTTGTCCTAACAGCGAATCCATATCAATTTTCGACATTCGGAAAAGTAGGCTATCTTGAATTGTTTCGATATTTAAAATCGCAATTCCATCTGCGAAAAAAGCTGTATAATCACTAATCCACCAATCGTGAACTGCAAATTGAACAGTGTGCTCCTTGCCCGAGTCATCGATAAAAAATGTTCGAAGGCAACCGCTAACCACATAATATTGATCGGTAACTTTATCGCCTTCCTTTAGTAATGACAAGCCTTTTTTAAGCTCAATTCTCTCTAATTTTGAAGCGATCAAGTCCAAATCCTCTTCCGACAACGGCACATTTTTAAATATTGCAGCTATCATATTCGTGGCATCTTTACTTCCTGAAAGTGAGTATTCTTTTTCTTGATTTTCGGAAAATTGCATTGACTTGGGCATTTAAATAAGATTTATCTAAAGGTCAGAAAAACATTCGAATTTCTGCGGGGTGAATTACCTTTTAAATTTTTTTAATCTATAAATCTCCTACGATCGCCCCACCAAAACTTCCTCAATATCTTTCAATTTAAAATTTTTCGCTTTTAGCAAAATTAAAAAGTGGTATAATAAATCGGCTGCTTCATTTTTAAATAAGTCGGCATTGTCATCTTTTGCTTCGATCACCAATTCAACCGCTTCTTCACCAACTTTCTGCGCGACTTTATTAATTCCGCGTTTGAACAATTCATTAGTGTAGGATTTCGGATCGTTTTGATCAATTCGATCGTGAATGGTTTGCTCTAGTTTATAAAGGAAGTTTGTCGAAACTTCAGTATTAAAACAAGATGTAGAACCGGTATGGCAGGCTGGACCTTCAGCTTTTACGGTGATTAAAATCGTATCGTTGTCACAATCTAAACTTATACTTTCTACATTCAGAAAATTTCCTGAAGTTTCGCCTTTGGTCCAAAGACGATTTTTGCTTCTGCTAAAGAAAGTAACTCTTTGGTCCGTATTGGTTTTGGCGAAAGCTTCTTCATTCATATAGCCGAGCATCAAAACTTGCAAAGTACTTGAATCTTGAATAATTACAGGAATTAATCCGTTGGTTTTTGTAAAATCTGGTTTCATAATCTGACTGGGATATTTTGGGTATCTAAAAATTGTTTGAGGTCGGGAATGGCTATTTCTCCAAAATGAAAAACACTTGCCGCCAAAGCTCCGGTTGCTTTAGTCTGCTGGAAAACATCTGCAAAATGCTGCATAGTTCCAGCACCACCCGAAGCAATCACGGGAATTGAAACCGCTTCTGAAATCTGTTTTGTAATATCGCAAGCAAATCCATCTTTTGTTCCGTCGTTATTCATTGAGGTTAATAGGATCTCTCCCGCGCCGAGCTCTGCCGCAGTTTTTGCCCATTCAACCGCTTTCTGATTAGTGGCGATTTTTCCGCCATTGCGAAAAACCATCCATTCACCATCGACGAATTTTGTATCGATCGCCACCACCACGCATTGATTTCCGTAGTTTTTTGCGATTTCCGAAATTAAATGCGGATCCAGAACTGCGGCGGAGTTAATACTAATCTTATCCGCACCTGCCTCAATGATTTCCTTCGCGTCTTGAATACTATTTATTCCGCCACCAACTGTAAACGGAATATTGATTTCTGCAGCGATTCGCGTCACTAGTTCAGTCAGCGTTTTTCGCTTCTCTAAAGTCGCGGTAATGTCTAGGAATACCAATTCATCTGCACCTTCAATCACATACCGCTTTGCAAGTTCGATTGGATCGCCAGCATCGATTATATTTTCGAAATTGATCCCCTTTACAGTTCGGCCATCTCTAATATCAAGACAAGGAATTATTCTTTTCTTTAGCATAGTGTTTTCAGTAAAATGTTGAGATTGATTGTTCCCTCGTAAATCGCCTTTCCGATAATTGCTCCTTCGCAACCCAATTCGATTAACTTTAAAACATCGTCGATTGTGGTTATACCGCCACTGGCAATCAGTTTTGTCTTCTCCGTCGATTCCAAAATTTCTTTATATAATTCAAATGCTGGCCCTGCAAGCATTCCGTCTTTTTCAATATCGGTCACAATACTATAAATTGTACCGCGCTTTTCATATTCCTGAATGAACGCAATTACATCCTGATTACTAGATTCTAACCAACCATTGGTGGCGATTTTTCGATCTTTACAATCTGCGCCTAAAATAATTTTTTTCGAGCCATATTTCTGCAACCATTCCAACATTAATTCTGGTTTTTGTGCCGCAATACTTCCAACGGTGATTTGTTCTGCACCTGAATTAAAAGCGATTTGAACATCAGCTTCAGATTTAATTCCGCCACCAAAATCAACGATCAAATTGGTTTTTGAAGCTATTTGTTCCAAAGTTTTGTAGTTGATAATTTGCTTGGCTTTGGCGCCATCTAAATCAA comes from the Flavobacterium ardleyense genome and includes:
- a CDS encoding type 1 glutamine amidotransferase domain-containing protein; this encodes MKKVLFVLTSHEDLGNTGEKTGFWIEEFAAPYYLLKDKGIYVTLASPKGGQPPIDPKSDAPDAQTPATIRFKSDVETQKVLSQTHMLSVVNQADYDAVFYPGGHGPLWDLAEDKDSIALIESFIKNNKTVAAVCHAPAVFRHTKNENGKPLVDGKKVTGFTNTEEEAVQLTDVVPFLVEDMLKANGGIYSKKGDWESYAVEDGLLITGQNPASSEAVAEILLKRLS
- the hisF gene encoding imidazole glycerol phosphate synthase subunit HisF, with product MLKKRIIPCLDIRDGRTVKGINFENIIDAGDPIELAKRYVIEGADELVFLDITATLEKRKTLTELVTRIAAEINIPFTVGGGINSIQDAKEIIEAGADKISINSAAVLDPHLISEIAKNYGNQCVVVAIDTKFVDGEWMVFRNGGKIATNQKAVEWAKTAAELGAGEILLTSMNNDGTKDGFACDITKQISEAVSIPVIASGGAGTMQHFADVFQQTKATGALAASVFHFGEIAIPDLKQFLDTQNIPVRL
- the hisIE gene encoding bifunctional phosphoribosyl-AMP cyclohydrolase/phosphoribosyl-ATP diphosphatase HisIE, which translates into the protein MKPDFTKTNGLIPVIIQDSSTLQVLMLGYMNEEAFAKTNTDQRVTFFSRSKNRLWTKGETSGNFLNVESISLDCDNDTILITVKAEGPACHTGSTSCFNTEVSTNFLYKLEQTIHDRIDQNDPKSYTNELFKRGINKVAQKVGEEAVELVIEAKDDNADLFKNEAADLLYHFLILLKAKNFKLKDIEEVLVGRS
- the hisA gene encoding 1-(5-phosphoribosyl)-5-[(5-phosphoribosylamino)methylideneamino]imidazole-4-carboxamide isomerase, coding for MRIIPAIDIIDGKCVRLSKGDYSTQKTYSDNPLEMAKSFEDLGIQYLHVVDLDGAKAKQIINYKTLEQIASKTNLIVDFGGGIKSEADVQIAFNSGAEQITVGSIAAQKPELMLEWLQKYGSKKIILGADCKDRKIATNGWLESSNQDVIAFIQEYEKRGTIYSIVTDIEKDGMLAGPAFELYKEILESTEKTKLIASGGITTIDDVLKLIELGCEGAIIGKAIYEGTINLNILLKTLC
- a CDS encoding Crp/Fnr family transcriptional regulator, yielding MQFSENQEKEYSLSGSKDATNMIAAIFKNVPLSEEDLDLIASKLERIELKKGLSLLKEGDKVTDQYYVVSGCLRTFFIDDSGKEHTVQFAVHDWWISDYTAFFADGIAILNIETIQDSLLFRMSKIDMDSLLGQIPALETFFRKKMEGAFAGFQKRILANLSQSASERYSHFIESYPNIEQQVKNYHIASYLGITTESLSRIRKELFEN